Proteins from a genomic interval of Liolophura sinensis isolate JHLJ2023 chromosome 3, CUHK_Ljap_v2, whole genome shotgun sequence:
- the LOC135463381 gene encoding poly [ADP-ribose] polymerase tankyrase-2-like translates to MAEGSALRKSPPRAPPLPPQPTREEQEAVRRRYEAQEKIVQANMADYASVCRQKEMQFQLVGAIENEDKGLIRALIEEGVNTNAVILFTRTPLVHALEDGHEDIAIVLTQGGADVSMAERTFPYRNPVHIAALNGMVKALQELHDHGADVGAREATAMSPLHFAAWRGHLDTVSWLLQNGADKDAEDDFRRTPLHRAVEGNHGDVVDALLSAGADVNRADRFNWTALFHPVICDKPDMVHLLLSRGIDVNTVSNTGNTPLHAACARLRPVITKILLSASPDPVRRRKRIPFPDFEEDLARGDFTSRFEIIEALVDKGAEVNILNNESFSPLYLALFFGYNIRLVEFLVHAGTRLNNEPWLNQEIYRSVAVQKGFSEILQWLDCCRLEPPSLTKECRYVIRKSLGRGIRAKITHLPLPEKLKSYLNLEEFYVT, encoded by the exons ATGGCTGAAGGATCAGCTCTCCGGAAATCCCCACCTCGAGCGCCCCCTTTACCGCCACAACCCACACGGGAAGAACAAGAGGCTGTGCGCAGGCGCTATGAGGCTCAGGAAAAAATAGTGCAGGCAAACATGGCCGACTATGCAA GTGTGTGTCGACAGAAAGAGATGCAATTCCAGTTAGTTGGCGCCATAGAGAACGAGGATAAAGGTCTCATCCGGGCACTAATTGAGGAAGGCGTAAACACGAATGCCGTCATCCTCTTCACGCGCACTCCGCTCGTGCACGCGCTCGAGGACGGTCATGAAGACATCGCCATCGTTCTCACGCAAGGGGGCGCAGATGTCAGCATGGCGGAGAGGACGTTTCCATATCGAAACCCTGTTCACATTGCCGCTCTGAACGGAATGGTAAAGGCCCTGCAGGAACTTCACGATCACGGCGCGGACGTAGGGGCCCGTGAGGCCACAGCCATGTCGCCCTTACATTTCGCTGCATGGCGAGGTCACTTGGACACTGTATCCTGGCTCCTACAAAATGGCGCAGACAAAGACGCCGAGGATGACTTCCGTCGGACGCCATTACATCGTGCCGTGGAAGGTAACCATGGAGATGTGGTTGACGCCCTTTTGTCCGCGGGGGCGGACGTAAACAGAGCGGACCGTTTTAATTGGACGGCGTTGTTTCATCCAGTCATTTGTGACAAACCGGATATGGTGCATTTGCTTCTATCGCGTGGAATTGATGTAAACACTGTCAGCAACACCGGAAACACGCCTCTTCACGCTGCGTGCGCACGACTTCGGCCCGTGATTACAAAAATCCTGCTATCGGCCTCTCCGGATCCGGTACGGAGACGAAAACGGATTCCCTTTCCAGATTTTGAGGAAGATCTCGCACGCGGAGATTTTACTAGCCGGTTTGAGATCATTGAAGCTCTGGTGGATAAAGGTGCTGAAGTCAATATCCTAAACAATGAATCGTTCTCGCCACTTTACTTAGCTCTCTTTTTCGGTTATAACATCAGACTTGTAGAGTTTTTGGTGCATGCTGGTACAAGGCTGAACAACGAACCGTGGCTGAACCAGGAAATTTACCGCTCTGTTGCTGTCCAAAAAGGTTTCTCGGAAATTCTTCAGTGGTTAGACTGCTGCAGACTAGAACCGCCATCTTTGACAAAAGAATGCAGATACGTTATCCGGAAGTCTTTAGGACGGGGCATCCGTGCAAAAATTACCCATCTTCCACTTCCGGAGAAACTCAAGAGCTATCTGAATCTAGAAGAGTTTTATGTCACTTAA